In the Juglans microcarpa x Juglans regia isolate MS1-56 chromosome 6D, Jm3101_v1.0, whole genome shotgun sequence genome, one interval contains:
- the LOC121235467 gene encoding secreted RxLR effector protein 161-like, giving the protein MKYLREVSFVLGIEICRDRARSLMGLSQKAYIRHVLQMFEMQKCALGVVPIIKEDKFNKTQCPRNELERESGKNIPYASVVGSLMYAQVCTRLDIAYAISVLSRFQLNPRQEHWKAAKKVMRYLKKTEGNMLTFQRSNHLEVVGYLDSDFAGCQDDLKSTSGLLCELNLWHVMELLSKLLFKELYF; this is encoded by the coding sequence atgaaatatctaAGAGAAGTTTCTTTTGTGCTTGGCATTGAAATATGTCGTGATAGAGCTCGTAGTTTGATGGGACTTTCTCAGAAAGCTTATATACGGCATGTACTACAAATGTTTGAAATGCAAAAATGTGCTCTTGGTGTTGTACCTATCATAAAAGAGGATAAGTTTAACAAAACTCAATGTCCTAGGAATGAGCTCGAAAGAGAATCTGGAAAGAACATACCATATGCTAGTGTTGTGGGGAGTTTAATGTATGCTCAAGTTTGCACTAGACTAGATATTGCCTATGCAATTAGTGTTCTTAGTAGGTTTCAGTTGAATCCAAGGCAAGAGCACTGGAAAGCAGCTAAGAAAGTTATGAGATACTTGAAGAAAACTGAAGGCAACATGCTCACTTTCCAACGTTCAAATCACCTTGAGGTGGTAGGCTACTTAGATTCTGATTTTGCCGGATGTCAAGATGATTTGAAATCGACCTCAGGACTACTATGCGAGCTGAATTTGTGGCATGTTATGGAGCTACTATCCAAGCTGTTGTTTAAGgaactttatttctga